One window of Mesoplasma syrphidae genomic DNA carries:
- a CDS encoding HIT family protein, translating to MNCLFCKIINQEIPSYKIYENEFVYAFLDINPASNGHTLVIPKNHSENFSDAKQADIIEVVKAKQEIIALLDNKLKPAGYNFISNQNQIAGQMVFHYHEHIIPKYDANEGYIHGTKQVNVEPLENTFNKFY from the coding sequence ATGAATTGCTTATTTTGTAAAATAATCAATCAAGAAATTCCATCGTATAAGATTTATGAAAATGAATTCGTGTATGCTTTTCTGGATATTAATCCTGCTTCTAATGGCCATACATTAGTGATTCCAAAAAATCACAGTGAGAATTTTTCTGATGCTAAGCAAGCTGATATTATTGAAGTTGTAAAAGCAAAGCAAGAAATTATTGCTTTATTGGACAATAAATTAAAGCCAGCTGGTTATAACTTTATTTCTAATCAAAATCAAATTGCTGGTCAAATGGTTTTCCATTACCATGAACACATAATTCCTAAATATGATGCAAACGAAGGATATATTCATGGAACAAAACAAGTCAATGTTGAACCATTGGAAAATACGTTTAACAAATTTTACTAA
- a CDS encoding DDE-type integrase/transposase/recombinase, giving the protein MIHRTTFYLTKKERIYKFDYLKSKVFEIFNTSKGIYGSRKIAVILFESGVKISDRTLRNYMVRWKIISLTRKKKRKIEIKNINARYNDLVKRNYNPNIDNIIATDVSYIPANAAQNHVYLSVAISHKTKKIESWKLSEHNDIKLVIDTLNKLDRKNFILHSDHGFQYSSYNVMEKVKNMNAKISMSRIGNSLDNREVEYFFGCLKGEYLNKINTQRMKIKEIYQHIKWYISWYNNERIQKVLNWKTPAFASVN; this is encoded by the coding sequence ATGATACATAGAACAACTTTTTATCTCACTAAAAAAGAAAGGATTTATAAATTTGATTATTTAAAAAGCAAAGTTTTTGAAATTTTTAACACAAGTAAAGGAATTTATGGAAGTAGAAAAATAGCTGTAATTTTATTTGAAAGTGGTGTAAAAATAAGCGATAGAACTTTACGAAATTATATGGTTAGATGAAAAATAATATCACTTACACGTAAAAAGAAACGTAAGATAGAAATTAAAAATATAAATGCTAGATATAATGATTTAGTTAAAAGAAATTATAATCCCAACATTGACAATATAATAGCAACTGATGTTTCTTATATACCTGCAAATGCAGCACAAAATCATGTTTATTTATCAGTGGCAATTAGTCACAAAACTAAAAAAATAGAATCTTGGAAATTATCTGAGCATAACGACATAAAATTAGTCATAGATACTTTAAATAAACTTGATAGAAAAAATTTTATTTTGCATTCTGATCATGGTTTTCAATACTCTTCATACAATGTTATGGAAAAAGTAAAAAATATGAACGCAAAAATATCTATGAGCAGAATAGGAAATTCTTTAGATAACAGAGAAGTCGAATATTTCTTTGGGTGCTTAAAGGGAGAATATTTAAATAAAATAAATACTCAAAGAATGAAAATAAAAGAAATTTATCAGCATATAAAATGATATATAAGTTGATATAATAACGAAAGAATACAGAAGGTTTTAAATTGAAAAACGCCAGCATTCGCTAGCGTTAATTAA
- a CDS encoding lipoprotein: MKKLLAILGGMSLVATTSISAVACTNGDQNNKKIALKDGESAYQIAVRNGFEGTEEEWLESLIGKEGKSAYDVAKENGFKGTPSEWLKSLIGDKGNKGDKGDQGVAGINGKDGAKGEKGDKGDKGDKGDKGDQGIAGEKGKDGKDGTDGTNGTNGTNGKSAYEVAKEKGFKGTEEQWLESLIGKDGKSAFDLAKEDGFKGTIQDWLKTLVGEKGDKGDKGDKGDQGIAGEKGKDGKDGTDGTNGTNGKSAYEVAKEKGFKGTEEQWLESLIGKDGKSAFDLAKEDGFKGTIQDWLKTLVGEKGDKGDQGIAGEKGKDGKDGTDGTNGKSAYEVAKEKGFKGTEEQWLESLIGKDGKSAFDLAKEDGFKGTIQDWLKTLVGEKGDKGDKGDKGDQGIAGEKGKDGAKGDKGDKGDQGIAGEKGKDGAKGDKGAKGDKGDQGVVSLDDIKKVVNDFFKEREKDEQILKNKVSTLEQQVSAIFTVLENMVKEIFSKIVKKVELKLVPYPYKGEKDYERVKGIFDKILAEVNFKEKYPWADFYWDMYGSSLRIQIITRQSEELIRNNMRILAEKEWMDWVKQ, encoded by the coding sequence ATGAAAAAACTATTAGCAATATTAGGAGGAATGAGTTTAGTTGCAACAACAAGTATTTCTGCTGTAGCATGCACTAACGGTGATCAAAATAACAAAAAAATCGCTTTAAAAGATGGTGAATCTGCATATCAAATAGCTGTAAGAAATGGTTTTGAAGGAACTGAAGAAGAGTGATTAGAATCATTAATTGGAAAAGAGGGTAAAAGTGCATATGATGTTGCCAAAGAAAATGGATTTAAAGGGACACCTTCAGAATGATTGAAATCTTTAATTGGTGACAAAGGTAATAAAGGTGACAAGGGTGATCAAGGAGTAGCTGGAATCAACGGAAAAGATGGAGCCAAGGGTGAAAAAGGTGACAAAGGTGACAAAGGTGACAAAGGTGACAAAGGTGATCAAGGGATTGCTGGTGAAAAAGGTAAAGACGGTAAAGACGGAACTGACGGAACTAATGGAACTAATGGAACTAATGGTAAAAGTGCCTATGAAGTAGCTAAAGAAAAAGGTTTCAAAGGAACTGAAGAACAATGATTAGAATCATTAATTGGTAAAGATGGTAAGAGTGCTTTTGATCTTGCTAAAGAAGATGGATTCAAAGGAACTATTCAAGACTGATTAAAAACTTTAGTTGGTGAAAAAGGTGACAAAGGTGACAAAGGTGACAAAGGTGATCAAGGGATTGCTGGTGAAAAAGGTAAAGACGGTAAAGACGGAACTGACGGAACTAACGGAACTAATGGTAAAAGTGCCTATGAAGTAGCTAAAGAAAAAGGTTTCAAAGGAACTGAAGAACAATGATTAGAATCATTAATTGGTAAAGATGGTAAGAGTGCTTTTGATCTTGCTAAAGAAGATGGATTCAAAGGAACTATTCAAGACTGATTAAAAACTTTAGTTGGTGAAAAAGGTGACAAAGGTGATCAAGGGATTGCTGGTGAAAAAGGTAAAGACGGTAAAGACGGAACTGACGGAACTAATGGTAAAAGTGCCTATGAAGTAGCTAAAGAAAAAGGTTTCAAAGGAACTGAAGAACAATGATTAGAATCATTAATTGGTAAAGATGGTAAGAGTGCTTTTGATCTTGCTAAAGAAGATGGATTCAAAGGAACTATTCAAGACTGATTAAAAACTTTAGTTGGTGAAAAAGGTGACAAAGGTGACAAAGGTGACAAAGGTGATCAAGGGATTGCTGGTGAAAAAGGTAAAGATGGAGCCAAAGGTGATAAAGGTGACAAAGGTGATCAAGGGATTGCTGGTGAAAAAGGTAAAGATGGAGCCAAAGGTGATAAAGGAGCCAAGGGTGACAAAGGTGATCAAGGAGTAGTTAGTCTTGACGATATTAAAAAAGTTGTTAATGACTTTTTTAAAGAGCGAGAAAAAGACGAACAAATTCTTAAAAATAAAGTTAGTACTTTAGAACAACAAGTAAGTGCAATTTTTACAGTTTTAGAAAATATGGTTAAAGAAATTTTTTCAAAAATTGTTAAGAAAGTTGAATTAAAACTTGTACCTTATCCATATAAAGGAGAAAAAGATTATGAACGAGTAAAAGGTATATTTGATAAAATTCTTGCAGAAGTTAATTTTAAAGAAAAATATCCTTGAGCAGATTTTTATTGAGACATGTATGGTAGTTCATTAAGAATACAAATAATAACAAGACAAAGTGAAGAGCTTATTCGAAATAATATGCGTATTCTTGCAGAAAAAGAATGAATGGATTGGGTAAAGCAATAA
- a CDS encoding FtsX-like permease family protein, protein MIIKQMKYYKKYNIATAIAFFISSMFITSSLFLLLSNSSIKNNGESNMTLIFIISFGLTFITCSLLSLSIMKLNLEVRRADLNERRLLGISHKQIFIDLLKEQLLILMPVFILGFLSSILLNSILVKELQVKEILDLSFKINLSAASIFITMICGLLFLIAVVFISTRGYKQLLVSDLNSEKSSKKTTIFKLAFGLGFIAGYFCLITFTRAEVIYLFGGIFLAVGIFILGDILVSWLMKVLIVIFKKNYFSKIIFANIKNNIKKITPMLFIITLSFALLNFNVNVIGKMGIANPENPELIKYMQGLNFLAVYLNIVIITFGLLMIINSLIMYSTFVKNINDDLRILGFTKEKILLKNVSENLAILLIGVIFSFLGSYMISIIWNDQESLKNWIIWVCCYTLLSGIFISIPLINFLISKLQKNLTA, encoded by the coding sequence ATGATCATTAAACAAATGAAATACTATAAAAAATATAACATAGCTACAGCGATTGCCTTTTTTATAAGTTCAATGTTTATAACGTCATCATTGTTTTTATTGTTATCAAATTCATCTATAAAAAACAATGGCGAATCAAATATGACATTAATTTTTATTATTTCATTTGGTTTAACTTTTATAACTTGTAGTTTATTATCTTTATCGATTATGAAACTTAATCTAGAAGTGCGCCGAGCAGATTTAAATGAAAGACGTCTTTTAGGAATTTCGCATAAACAAATCTTTATAGACTTATTAAAAGAGCAATTACTAATTTTAATGCCAGTATTCATTTTGGGATTTTTATCTTCAATTTTACTGAACAGTATTTTAGTTAAAGAACTGCAAGTAAAAGAAATTCTTGATTTGTCGTTTAAAATTAATTTAAGTGCAGCCAGCATTTTTATAACTATGATATGTGGTTTATTATTTTTAATAGCAGTTGTTTTTATAAGCACTAGAGGATATAAACAACTTTTAGTATCAGATTTAAATTCTGAAAAAAGTAGCAAGAAAACAACTATATTTAAACTAGCTTTTGGTTTAGGATTTATTGCTGGATATTTTTGCCTAATAACATTTACAAGAGCAGAAGTTATTTATTTGTTTGGAGGAATATTTTTGGCAGTTGGGATTTTTATATTAGGAGATATTTTAGTTTCATGACTTATGAAAGTGCTGATAGTTATTTTCAAAAAAAATTATTTTTCAAAAATAATTTTTGCCAACATTAAAAATAATATAAAGAAAATAACACCAATGTTGTTTATAATAACATTATCATTTGCTCTGCTAAATTTTAATGTAAATGTAATTGGGAAAATGGGTATTGCAAATCCTGAAAACCCCGAACTTATTAAATATATGCAGGGATTAAATTTTCTAGCTGTTTATTTAAATATTGTAATAATCACGTTTGGTTTACTAATGATAATAAATAGTTTAATTATGTATTCAACTTTCGTTAAAAATATAAATGATGATTTAAGAATTTTAGGATTCACTAAAGAAAAAATTTTGTTAAAAAATGTTAGTGAAAATCTTGCAATTTTATTAATTGGAGTTATTTTTAGCTTTCTAGGTTCTTATATGATTTCAATAATTTGAAATGATCAAGAAAGTTTAAAAAACTGGATCATTTGAGTTTGTTGTTATACTTTATTGAGCGGAATATTTATTTCCATACCGTTGATCAATTTTCTAATATCAAAACTTCAAAAAAATTTAACTGCTTAA
- a CDS encoding lipoprotein produces the protein MKKLLSILGAVTIMASSGTVVACSPKVKRFETPDITTALYNKIIAGLKNDSGFSWTQGQGFDSLDFKDILLKMINEEISKQYVDSQQTDLYLKLGLQATSKLTSDQIMNRIVSNELFNEYTASLTKGNDNASFDNSVWKKYKLNPFNLDIENGKDKNDNNYTVWFNDKADGTGTWKRWQTSYEFGKQATATNVPTMALMSDRNNKNFAVMIGGNDNLNDVKWDENKIFKKDLSASEILQYRFQDYFTSSIRPKYFDNLLAASYINGRIYKSPSTSKDLSRKMVTFDTSSELAKTVQTWNSDARKMKSKVMMVWNFSVNNKKDDKEAAQKALEGIINNNGALNTERSIVDVWAALEKTGDKNNNSKAGLDPYFNLTGFNGFVKPDGESVSSISGNLILKDDAKTALAKSSYNDRPLVLTNNGNGYSSDTDNNVDYILAVPVYMQDLLNSSDSQITKTGQEYSMKAHKNTWVSLNDKFINNSFEVFDWNSEVTEVAGLQIAKISNVPYFKLTADTGSFRVNDKTITVTAAESMNSFDLIDKLDESVIGQLPGASKDDSLAYNVSITGTKDPYQNAEYSINWSDTRKQSTDIANLNSSKKQTLLSELQFMASKEDQAIDNAKTVLYKEYLSEDGIKYQGLYDAISKYIKDSEDQTD, from the coding sequence ATGAAAAAATTACTTTCAATATTGGGAGCTGTTACAATAATGGCTTCTTCTGGAACAGTTGTTGCTTGCTCTCCAAAAGTTAAGCGTTTTGAAACACCAGATATCACAACTGCATTGTATAACAAAATTATCGCTGGTTTAAAAAACGATTCTGGTTTTAGTTGAACTCAAGGCCAAGGTTTTGATTCATTAGATTTTAAAGATATTTTATTGAAAATGATTAATGAAGAAATTAGTAAACAGTATGTTGATTCTCAGCAAACTGATTTATACTTAAAATTGGGTTTACAAGCTACTTCAAAATTAACAAGTGATCAAATTATGAATCGAATTGTCTCAAATGAATTATTCAACGAATACACAGCTTCTTTAACAAAGGGTAACGACAATGCATCATTTGACAATAGTGTTTGAAAAAAATATAAGCTAAATCCTTTTAATCTTGATATTGAAAATGGTAAAGATAAAAACGATAACAACTATACAGTTTGATTTAACGATAAAGCTGACGGAACCGGAACTTGAAAAAGATGACAAACCTCTTACGAGTTTGGAAAACAAGCTACTGCAACTAATGTTCCAACAATGGCATTAATGTCAGATCGCAATAATAAAAATTTTGCAGTAATGATAGGTGGAAATGATAATTTGAATGACGTTAAGTGAGATGAAAATAAGATTTTCAAAAAAGATCTATCAGCTTCAGAAATTCTGCAATATCGTTTCCAAGATTATTTCACTTCAAGCATTCGTCCAAAATACTTTGATAACCTACTAGCTGCTTCATACATAAACGGAAGAATTTATAAATCACCATCGACTTCAAAAGATTTGTCAAGAAAAATGGTTACTTTTGATACTTCTTCAGAGTTAGCAAAAACTGTTCAAACATGAAATTCAGATGCTAGAAAAATGAAGTCAAAAGTAATGATGGTTTGAAACTTTTCTGTTAACAATAAAAAAGACGACAAAGAGGCCGCTCAAAAAGCTTTGGAAGGAATAATTAACAACAATGGAGCTTTAAATACTGAAAGATCAATTGTTGATGTTTGAGCAGCTTTGGAAAAAACTGGGGATAAAAATAACAATAGTAAAGCTGGATTAGATCCTTACTTTAACTTAACAGGGTTTAATGGATTTGTTAAACCAGATGGTGAATCAGTTTCAAGTATTAGCGGTAACTTAATTCTTAAAGATGATGCTAAAACAGCTTTGGCAAAAAGTTCTTACAACGACCGTCCCCTAGTCTTGACAAATAATGGTAACGGTTATTCATCAGATACTGATAATAATGTAGATTATATTTTAGCTGTTCCAGTATATATGCAAGATCTACTAAATTCGTCAGATTCACAAATAACTAAAACAGGTCAAGAATATTCAATGAAAGCTCATAAAAACACTTGAGTATCTTTAAATGACAAATTTATTAATAACAGCTTTGAAGTATTTGATTGAAATTCTGAAGTTACTGAAGTTGCTGGTTTGCAAATTGCCAAAATAAGTAATGTTCCATATTTTAAATTAACTGCTGATACTGGAAGTTTTAGAGTTAATGACAAAACAATTACTGTAACTGCTGCTGAATCAATGAATTCATTTGATTTAATCGACAAGTTGGATGAAAGTGTGATTGGACAATTACCAGGAGCATCAAAAGATGATTCTTTGGCATATAACGTTTCAATTACTGGAACTAAAGATCCCTATCAAAATGCTGAATACAGTATTAATTGAAGCGACACTCGTAAACAAAGTACTGATATTGCTAATTTAAACAGTAGCAAAAAGCAAACTTTGTTATCAGAATTGCAGTTTATGGCTTCAAAAGAAGATCAAGCTATAGATAACGCTAAAACAGTATTGTACAAAGAATACTTAAGTGAAGATGGTATTAAATACCAAGGACTATACGACGCAATTTCTAAATATATTAAAGATAGCGAAGATCAAACTGATTAA